Proteins found in one Chitinophagales bacterium genomic segment:
- a CDS encoding SxtJ family membrane protein, which translates to MTAKKTYSSLLVILIGFSLLGWFFEFFWLNLFAALLGLVGIIRQSWAEKIVSAWMFIGQKVGWVNSRIILTVIFYLMLTPLAFFYRLSKKNPLQLKKLEGEGSYYIKRNKSFVKKDFERPF; encoded by the coding sequence TTGACTGCAAAAAAAACCTACAGCAGTTTACTGGTTATTCTTATCGGCTTTAGTTTGCTGGGGTGGTTTTTTGAGTTTTTCTGGCTCAATTTATTTGCTGCCTTGCTGGGTTTGGTCGGTATCATCCGGCAAAGTTGGGCTGAGAAAATCGTGTCCGCCTGGATGTTTATCGGGCAAAAAGTAGGTTGGGTCAATTCCCGGATTATTCTCACCGTAATTTTTTACCTGATGCTCACGCCCTTGGCTTTCTTTTATCGCTTGAGCAAAAAGAACCCTCTACAGCTCAAAAAGCTGGAAGGGGAAGGTTCTTACTATATTAAGCGCAATAAATCTTTTGTAAAAAAGGATTTTGAAAGGCCTTTTTAA